In Cicer arietinum cultivar CDC Frontier isolate Library 1 chromosome 7, Cicar.CDCFrontier_v2.0, whole genome shotgun sequence, a single window of DNA contains:
- the LOC101507774 gene encoding AT-hook motif nuclear-localized protein 22-like yields the protein MDQVAQGRPLPPPFLTRDLHLHHQFHTNHQANEDEQQSGNGNLSRGQKRDRNNNNDDNNTPTGGEGKDEGGSGSAGGGSGGEMGRRPRGRPAGSKNKPKPPIIITRDSANALRSHVMEVANGCDIMESVTVFARRRQRGVCILSGSGTVTNVTLRQPASPGAVVTLHGRFEILSLSGSFLPPPAPPAASGLAIYLAGGQGQVVGGSVVGPLLASGPVVIMAASFGNAAYERLPLEDEETPVNVQGSGGLGSPGIVGTQQQQQQQQQLVQQDPNTSSLFHGVPQNLLNSCQLPAEGYWGGSVRPPF from the coding sequence ATGGATCAAGTAGCACAAGGTCGTCCTCTTCCACCTCCTTTTCTTACTAGAGACCTTCATCTTCACCATCAATTCCACACCAACCACCAAGCCAACGAAGACGAACAACAAAGTGGCAATGGCAACCTTAGTCGTGGTCAGAAACGAGATCGAAACAACAACAACGACGACAACAACACTCCGACCGGCGGAGAGGGAAAAGACGAAGGCGGGAGCGGAAGCGCCGGTGGAGGAAGTGGTGGTGAGATGGGAAGAAGACCAAGAGGAAGACCAGCAGGTTCGAAAAACAAACCAAAACCACCTATCATCATCACAAGGGACAGCGCGAACGCACTCCGATCCCACGTGATGGAAGTCGCAAACGGGTGCGACATCATGGAAAGTGTGACGGTCTTTGCACGGAGGAGGCAGCGTGGTGTCTGCATCCTCAGTGGTAGTGGTACCGTCACAAATGTGACTCTCCGTCAACCAGCATCGCCTGGTGCGGTAGTCACACTTCACGGAAGATTCGAGATATTATCTTTATCTGGTTCCTTCCTTCCGCCACCTGCTCCACCAGCAGCATCAGGATTAGCCATATATCTTGCTGGTGGACAAGGACAGGTTGTCGGCGGAAGCGTGGTGGGACCCTTATTGGCTTCCGGTCCGGTTGTTATCATGGCTGCTTCCTTTGGAAATGCTGCATATGAAAGATTGCCTTTAGAAGATGAAGAAACACCAGTGAATGTGCAAGGAAGTGGAGGATTAGGTTCACCAGGAATTGTAGGaactcaacaacaacaacagcaacaacaacaacttgtGCAACAAGATCCTAACACTTCATCACTATTCCATGGAGTGCCACAAAATCTACTCAATTCATGCCAATTACCAGCTGAGGGTTATTGGGGTGGAAGTGTTCGTCCTCctttttaa